From the Desulfosarcina sp. BuS5 genome, one window contains:
- a CDS encoding helix-turn-helix domain-containing protein: MSMNAALTLSFVEHFYDQGQEYYDGIKIQADHIGWNEALTEKSLSLQEIDLLPYREAKVKIMEQFNTAYIAKLLSKTGGNVTRAARLCGMERQLLQ; this comes from the coding sequence ATGAGCATGAATGCAGCCCTGACCCTATCTTTTGTGGAGCATTTCTATGATCAGGGGCAGGAATACTATGATGGTATCAAAATTCAAGCAGACCATATCGGATGGAATGAGGCGCTGACGGAAAAATCTCTTTCCTTGCAGGAGATAGATCTCCTTCCATATCGAGAAGCAAAGGTTAAAATTATGGAGCAGTTTAATACAGCTTATATTGCCAAACTGCTAAGCAAAACAGGCGGCAATGTAACCCGGGCAGCCCGTTTGTGCGGCATGGAAAGGCAGTTATTACAATAG
- a CDS encoding class I SAM-dependent methyltransferase encodes MRNKKSPDEKKIQRINKIQRKFFGKITHVFDPPLPEGVPGRLDQIVACAEIKKGDCILDVGSGTGILLPLIHKYKPEKIFACDLSKEMLESLKKQHPYAITIRSDARDLTLPDGSIDLVFVNACYSNLVDKKGFLINISRMMKAGGRMVISHPMGRGFIDLLREKSPFPLDDFPHEPEAKIMLAPHGLNVNKYIDQEDLYILVAIKQNI; translated from the coding sequence ATGAGAAACAAAAAAAGCCCGGATGAAAAAAAAATACAAAGAATTAATAAAATTCAGCGGAAATTTTTTGGCAAAATCACCCATGTTTTTGATCCTCCTCTGCCTGAAGGAGTTCCTGGACGTCTTGATCAGATTGTTGCCTGCGCCGAAATCAAAAAAGGGGATTGCATCCTGGATGTCGGCTCAGGTACCGGCATACTGCTGCCTTTGATCCATAAATATAAACCGGAAAAAATTTTTGCATGCGATCTCTCTAAAGAAATGCTGGAGAGCTTGAAAAAACAGCACCCTTATGCGATTACAATCAGATCGGACGCGCGTGATTTAACCCTTCCGGACGGCAGTATCGATCTGGTCTTTGTAAATGCATGTTACTCGAATCTCGTGGATAAGAAAGGTTTCCTTATCAATATCAGCAGGATGATGAAAGCCGGGGGACGGATGGTTATAAGCCATCCCATGGGAAGGGGATTTATAGATCTTTTAAGAGAAAAATCTCCGTTTCCACTTGATGATTTTCCCCATGAGCCCGAAGCAAAAATTATGCTTGCTCCTCATGGGTTAAACGTAAATAAATATATTGATCAGGAGGATCTTTATATATTGGTAGCGATAAAACAAAACATATAG
- a CDS encoding ABC transporter permease produces the protein MKTRVQIDPFFCLAVLSTLTVLLFILLPLIEMVVQPSLQDMKETIQDTDVFASIRLSIYTAGLAALISFIIGTPFAWLLARKTFWGKNFVESIIDLPIMIPHPVVGIAILGLAGRNHWFGQIIQNLGIQIMGTVTGIVTVLTFVGLPFYVNTVKTGFEAIPVRLENVSRSLGASGWATFLRVTFPLAWRSMLAGIIMCCARAISEFGAIVIVAYHPMLAPVMIYERFTAYGLKYSQPVAVWLILISLLLFVLLRIVSLPRRKQI, from the coding sequence ATGAAAACCAGAGTGCAGATAGATCCGTTTTTTTGCCTGGCTGTTTTATCAACCCTTACAGTACTTCTATTTATACTCCTGCCATTGATCGAGATGGTTGTACAGCCATCCCTGCAGGACATGAAAGAGACCATCCAGGACACTGATGTTTTTGCTTCAATCCGGCTGAGTATCTACACAGCCGGTCTGGCTGCCTTAATATCCTTTATAATAGGCACTCCTTTTGCCTGGCTGCTTGCCAGAAAAACCTTTTGGGGGAAAAATTTTGTTGAAAGCATAATCGATCTTCCCATAATGATTCCCCATCCTGTGGTCGGCATTGCAATTCTTGGGTTGGCCGGCCGAAACCATTGGTTTGGACAAATTATACAGAACCTTGGAATCCAGATCATGGGAACGGTTACCGGCATTGTCACCGTGCTGACCTTTGTCGGCCTTCCTTTTTATGTCAATACTGTCAAAACCGGCTTTGAGGCCATTCCTGTGCGCCTGGAAAATGTGTCCAGAAGTCTCGGTGCCTCCGGCTGGGCAACATTCCTGCGGGTAACATTTCCCCTGGCCTGGCGCTCCATGCTTGCCGGAATCATAATGTGCTGCGCCAGGGCCATCAGTGAATTCGGAGCTATCGTGATTGTGGCCTATCACCCCATGCTGGCCCCTGTTATGATTTATGAACGTTTCACAGCCTACGGTCTGAAATATTCACAGCCTGTGGCGGTCTGGCTCATATTAATATCTTTGCTGCTCTTTGTTCTACTCCGAATAGTCTCATTGCCGAGAAGGAAGCAGATATGA
- a CDS encoding TonB-dependent receptor plug domain-containing protein, which yields MKCFKMVFCLLALLIFFVYTAEAQEEVKIEKTVVTATLTSKELKEVLGAFEVITENQIRVMGAETAAEALKDAVSIDLDHVAGRGLIPQIRGLTNKRTLILIDGMRFSTGFRDTSVDLTEFPVEIIKRIEIVRGPTSALYGSEAIGGVINIITKKAPEQLSGNCTTRYGMNTYGDAENHIIKASLGNTLNNFGIIASGHANITDEYDRTRMIFIRI from the coding sequence ATGAAGTGTTTTAAAATGGTATTCTGTTTATTGGCCCTTTTGATTTTTTTTGTTTATACAGCAGAAGCACAAGAAGAAGTAAAAATTGAAAAAACGGTTGTTACCGCTACCTTAACTTCAAAAGAGCTTAAAGAAGTCCTAGGCGCTTTTGAAGTGATAACTGAAAATCAGATCAGGGTTATGGGCGCTGAAACTGCGGCTGAGGCTCTTAAGGACGCGGTTAGTATTGATTTGGATCATGTGGCGGGAAGAGGGTTAATTCCGCAAATAAGAGGACTTACCAATAAACGCACTCTAATTCTTATAGACGGCATGAGGTTTTCCACCGGTTTTAGGGATACAAGCGTGGATTTAACCGAGTTTCCAGTCGAGATAATTAAACGGATAGAAATTGTGCGGGGCCCGACCTCTGCGCTTTATGGCAGTGAGGCAATCGGAGGAGTAATTAATATCATAACAAAAAAAGCGCCCGAACAACTTTCGGGAAACTGCACTACGCGTTACGGCATGAATACCTATGGAGATGCGGAAAATCATATCATCAAAGCTTCCCTTGGGAATACGCTGAACAATTTCGGCATTATTGCATCCGGCCATGCAAATATTACGGATGAATACGACCGCACAAGGATGATTTTTATACGGATATAG
- a CDS encoding ABC transporter ATP-binding protein: protein MIKIEKLCIELPNFRLQDISLYVQKGEFFIFLGPTGAGKTLLLEAIAGMLPISSGCIKVNEKDITRLPPGRRGIGIMYQDYALFPHLTVLENIRFGLRYQKSKNKKSVQWIERLMEQLGISHIAQRYINNLSGGEKQRTALARALAVRPDLLLLDEPLSALDPCFREGIRNILKRLHGESGITFLMVTHNFTEALSLGTRTAILNNGVTEQIGTVSEVFRRPATPFVAEFVGMKNIFPAAFKKTTATVNQIEINLESAPGAEKQYIAIRPEDIMIRNKNFSGNGMNIFQGRISSFADHGPYCEVSAMIGNTALSAFLSKGDLIAMDLAEKKDVYIAIRPSSIHTF, encoded by the coding sequence ATGATCAAAATTGAGAAGCTGTGCATAGAGTTGCCGAATTTCAGATTACAGGATATTTCCCTTTATGTTCAAAAGGGCGAATTCTTTATCTTCCTGGGACCCACCGGCGCAGGGAAGACCCTATTGCTGGAGGCCATCGCAGGCATGCTGCCCATTAGCAGCGGCTGCATAAAGGTCAATGAAAAAGATATTACCAGGCTGCCGCCGGGACGGAGAGGCATCGGCATAATGTACCAGGATTACGCACTTTTCCCTCATCTGACTGTCCTTGAAAATATCAGATTCGGATTACGCTATCAAAAATCCAAAAATAAAAAATCCGTCCAATGGATTGAAAGGCTCATGGAACAACTTGGCATCAGCCACATTGCGCAACGATACATTAATAATTTAAGCGGCGGAGAAAAACAGAGAACAGCTCTTGCCCGCGCTCTTGCCGTGAGGCCGGACCTGCTGCTGCTGGATGAACCTCTATCTGCACTTGATCCCTGTTTTCGGGAAGGGATCAGGAATATCCTGAAAAGACTCCACGGGGAATCGGGCATAACCTTCCTGATGGTGACCCACAATTTTACGGAAGCTTTATCCCTTGGCACCAGGACTGCCATCCTCAATAATGGCGTAACTGAACAGATTGGCACAGTCTCTGAAGTTTTCAGAAGACCGGCTACACCTTTTGTGGCTGAATTTGTGGGAATGAAGAATATATTCCCGGCAGCCTTCAAAAAGACCACGGCTACAGTGAATCAAATAGAAATAAATCTGGAATCAGCTCCCGGAGCAGAAAAGCAGTATATCGCGATCCGGCCTGAAGATATAATGATCAGAAATAAAAATTTTTCCGGAAACGGAATGAATATTTTCCAGGGCAGGATCTCAAGCTTTGCGGATCATGGGCCATACTGTGAAGTCTCAGCTATGATTGGAAACACGGCTTTAAGCGCATTTTTAAGCAAAGGTGACCTGATTGCAATGGATCTTGCCGAAAAAAAAGATGTATATATCGCCATCCGGCCGTCATCCATCCACACCTTTTAA
- a CDS encoding type II toxin-antitoxin system HicA family toxin, whose product MPRKIRQLIKELEKAGFINRGGKGSHRNFIHPKGTAITVSGKLGDDAKHYQKKEVEIKIKRSKK is encoded by the coding sequence ATGCCACGAAAGATTAGACAACTTATAAAAGAGCTTGAAAAAGCAGGATTTATTAATCGAGGTGGCAAGGGGAGCCATCGGAATTTTATCCATCCCAAAGGAACTGCTATTACAGTTTCAGGTAAACTTGGGGATGACGCAAAGCATTATCAAAAAAAAGAAGTTGAGATCAAAATTAAGAGGTCTAAAAAATGA
- a CDS encoding ornithine cyclodeaminase family domain, translating to MTFILPDYNPPDFNQQIFKDAPVVVCKPVKQSGIAPDNYHATSIYPEYFKISKDVWCLIEESRMDCVVVKTPAGKLSVIECRNLKTGDLVACGREENGKDGIFVHSHAFDFADYEAEKFAFRSHLTRETSFSIDYDELYDLLKYDRVNGFILWVLGPAVVFDHDSRKAFTSLIKKGFVHGLLAGNALATHDLEGALFGTALGQKLYSKRSAELGHYNHLDALNIIRKTGSIKASIQEGLIKDGVMRALIENRIPYVLAGSIRDDGPMPEVIGDAYRAQDNMRRLTRRATTVIALSTQLHAIATGNMTPSYKVEGKNIVRPVFFYTVDMSEFAASKLADRGSLTARSILTNVQDFVVTVERGLLKE from the coding sequence ATGACCTTTATTCTTCCTGATTACAATCCCCCTGATTTTAATCAACAAATTTTCAAAGATGCACCCGTAGTGGTTTGCAAACCTGTTAAGCAGTCAGGTATCGCTCCCGACAATTATCACGCAACCTCAATCTACCCGGAATACTTTAAGATCAGCAAAGATGTATGGTGTCTCATCGAAGAATCACGGATGGATTGCGTAGTAGTAAAAACTCCCGCCGGCAAGCTTTCTGTAATAGAGTGTAGAAATTTAAAAACAGGTGATCTTGTTGCATGTGGACGTGAGGAAAACGGCAAAGACGGAATCTTTGTTCATTCTCATGCTTTCGATTTTGCAGATTATGAGGCGGAAAAATTTGCCTTCAGGTCTCACCTTACCCGTGAGACATCATTCTCAATAGACTATGACGAGTTATATGATCTGCTGAAATATGATCGGGTTAATGGTTTTATCTTGTGGGTGCTGGGCCCTGCGGTTGTTTTTGATCATGATTCAAGAAAAGCCTTTACAAGTTTAATCAAAAAAGGATTTGTCCATGGGCTGCTGGCGGGAAACGCTCTTGCAACACATGATTTGGAGGGCGCTCTATTCGGAACCGCCCTGGGGCAGAAACTTTATTCCAAGCGAAGCGCTGAACTCGGACACTACAATCACCTGGACGCCCTGAACATAATACGCAAAACAGGTTCAATTAAAGCTTCAATCCAAGAAGGTCTGATTAAAGATGGTGTAATGCGTGCTTTAATAGAGAATCGAATCCCATATGTGCTGGCAGGCTCGATTCGGGATGACGGTCCCATGCCGGAAGTTATAGGGGATGCCTATCGCGCGCAGGACAATATGCGCAGGTTGACCCGCCGCGCAACAACTGTAATAGCGCTATCAACCCAGCTTCACGCAATCGCCACCGGTAACATGACGCCTTCTTATAAGGTGGAAGGAAAAAATATAGTTAGGCCGGTCTTTTTTTATACGGTGGATATGTCTGAATTTGCTGCAAGCAAGTTGGCAGACAGGGGTTCCCTTACGGCGCGATCAATTCTTACAAATGTTCAGGACTTTGTAGTAACTGTGGAACGTGGTCTATTGAAAGAATAA
- the wtpA gene encoding tungstate ABC transporter substrate-binding protein WtpA gives MKTYENPLKFLSAVLLTIFISMPIHAMAEPKGKLIIFHAGSLTVPFAKMEKIFEAKYPKVDLLREGGGSTKMARTISELHKPADIMASADFKIIDKTLIPQYADWNIRFASNQLVLCYTDQSRFAKKINAENWYKILERQGVIWGHSDPNLDPCGYRSLMVIQLAESYYKIDGLYDRLIANRPKKNIRPKSVELVSLLKTGNMDYAWEYLSVAVQHGLKYIKLPAEINLGDYKNDVFYKQAKVKVTGKKPGQSITRTGKSCTYGITILKGCPNPEAAGAFMEYLMDPKGGLKVLKEMGQPPFIPCRVASEAMESKLPGALKKLVEIKN, from the coding sequence ATGAAAACCTATGAAAACCCACTAAAATTTCTATCTGCCGTTTTACTAACTATTTTCATATCAATGCCTATACATGCAATGGCGGAACCGAAAGGCAAGCTGATCATTTTCCATGCCGGCAGCCTTACGGTTCCCTTTGCAAAAATGGAAAAAATTTTTGAGGCAAAATATCCCAAGGTCGATCTTCTCCGTGAAGGAGGAGGCAGCACCAAGATGGCGCGCACGATTTCAGAATTGCATAAACCGGCGGATATCATGGCTTCGGCCGATTTCAAAATCATAGACAAAACCCTGATTCCACAATATGCTGATTGGAATATACGCTTTGCATCCAACCAGTTGGTTCTATGTTATACAGACCAAAGCCGTTTTGCAAAAAAGATTAACGCTGAAAACTGGTATAAAATCCTGGAACGGCAAGGGGTAATCTGGGGGCATTCCGACCCTAATCTGGATCCTTGCGGCTACCGAAGTCTGATGGTGATACAACTGGCTGAAAGCTATTATAAAATAGACGGCCTGTATGACCGCTTAATTGCAAACCGGCCCAAAAAAAATATCCGCCCCAAATCGGTGGAGCTGGTTTCACTCCTTAAAACCGGAAACATGGATTATGCCTGGGAATATCTATCCGTTGCGGTTCAGCACGGCTTGAAATATATAAAACTTCCGGCTGAAATCAATCTGGGAGATTATAAAAATGATGTTTTTTACAAACAGGCCAAAGTTAAGGTAACAGGCAAAAAACCGGGGCAATCGATTACCAGAACAGGCAAATCATGTACTTACGGAATCACCATTCTCAAGGGATGCCCGAATCCGGAAGCAGCCGGGGCTTTCATGGAATACCTGATGGATCCCAAAGGCGGACTGAAAGTCTTAAAGGAGATGGGACAGCCCCCTTTTATTCCATGCCGGGTTGCTTCAGAGGCTATGGAGTCAAAACTGCCTGGAGCATTAAAAAAGCTTGTTGAAATCAAAAATTGA
- a CDS encoding DUF2325 domain-containing protein, with product MSGRIPKKSFENLLTCETEQLKRIWEIQNNFKCPVIGSCLKIEEQGRILKKNGYKIKRMKSHEIHRAVMGYINDENPVSMKIERYLNHKYCKVISAFSHMEQESFFAEWKKGFRNGEMDGLFYVAAIRKDLSEKFIEEIFGDTHMLCHANLEKVMKSRRALSMQENAARKLARMLQQERGRAGGLKQKCAITVQELKNAENSLQKIKKSQAVDATCDEVLKLKTEIFQLKDENTSHKERDSKQVAAMRMMQSEKSYLQTELFNLQSANQQLAEEVSGLISKLTSFVEKEDQCRDKCARYQLCSKRILIVGGITKIKHLYKQLVESSGGEFDYHDGYMNNGKINIEARVMRADLVICPVNCNSHTACERVKNLCRKFDRPVKMLANSSLSSISDALLKENALLN from the coding sequence ATGTCGGGGAGAATTCCAAAAAAAAGTTTTGAAAATTTGTTAACCTGTGAAACTGAGCAGTTAAAGAGAATCTGGGAAATACAGAATAACTTTAAATGCCCTGTCATAGGCTCGTGCCTGAAAATCGAAGAACAGGGAAGAATACTTAAAAAAAACGGCTACAAGATAAAAAGAATGAAGTCCCATGAAATTCACAGGGCGGTTATGGGATATATAAATGATGAGAACCCGGTTTCAATGAAGATTGAACGGTATCTTAATCACAAGTATTGTAAAGTTATATCTGCATTCAGCCATATGGAGCAGGAATCCTTTTTTGCGGAATGGAAAAAAGGATTCCGCAATGGAGAAATGGACGGTCTTTTCTATGTGGCTGCCATCCGGAAGGATCTTTCAGAAAAATTTATTGAAGAAATTTTCGGCGATACACATATGCTCTGCCATGCAAATCTGGAAAAGGTAATGAAGTCCCGGCGAGCTTTGTCGATGCAGGAAAATGCAGCGCGAAAATTGGCCAGGATGCTGCAGCAGGAGAGGGGACGCGCAGGAGGGCTTAAACAAAAGTGTGCCATTACGGTACAAGAATTAAAAAATGCGGAGAACAGCCTGCAAAAAATTAAAAAATCCCAGGCAGTTGATGCAACATGTGATGAAGTTTTGAAACTGAAAACGGAAATTTTTCAATTAAAAGATGAAAACACAAGTCATAAAGAGAGAGATTCGAAGCAGGTTGCGGCGATGCGGATGATGCAAAGCGAAAAGAGTTATCTCCAGACGGAACTGTTCAATTTGCAGTCAGCAAATCAGCAGCTTGCTGAAGAAGTAAGCGGTCTTATTTCAAAACTGACTTCTTTTGTCGAAAAAGAGGATCAATGCAGGGATAAATGCGCAAGGTATCAGCTTTGCTCAAAAAGGATTCTGATTGTAGGCGGAATAACCAAAATCAAACATCTGTACAAACAGCTTGTTGAATCCAGCGGAGGCGAGTTTGACTATCATGATGGATATATGAACAACGGAAAGATAAATATTGAAGCACGTGTAATGAGAGCTGATCTTGTGATTTGCCCTGTAAACTGTAACAGTCACACTGCCTGCGAGAGGGTAAAAAATTTGTGTCGCAAGTTTGACAGACCTGTAAAGATGCTTGCTAATTCAAGCCTGAGCAGTATTTCCGATGCTCTTTTAAAGGAAAACGCTTTGCTGAACTGA
- a CDS encoding type II toxin-antitoxin system HicB family antitoxin → MRKKDRYLKIVEWSDEDQCYVGSIPGWIGKCCHGDNEVEVYHQLGQILEEWIEIYEEDRIPLPPSIVAKKYSGKFQLRIDSDLHKALAIKAMQADQSLNNFCGKILKKTILQADVTRANKANSADAKSRAAD, encoded by the coding sequence ATGAGAAAGAAAGATCGTTATTTAAAAATTGTTGAATGGTCAGATGAAGATCAATGTTATGTCGGTTCTATTCCTGGTTGGATTGGAAAATGTTGCCATGGCGATAATGAGGTAGAAGTTTATCATCAACTGGGTCAGATACTCGAAGAATGGATCGAAATTTATGAAGAAGATAGAATTCCTTTACCACCAAGTATTGTGGCAAAAAAATATTCCGGTAAGTTTCAGCTAAGAATTGACAGTGATTTGCATAAAGCCCTTGCTATTAAAGCAATGCAGGCCGATCAAAGTTTAAACAATTTTTGTGGGAAGATATTGAAAAAAACCATTCTACAAGCTGATGTAACACGGGCTAACAAAGCTAATTCAGCCGACGCAAAAAGCCGCGCGGCTGATTAG
- a CDS encoding transposase: MIKNTFEEVLSDEWVKANITNPVQELVIIRGIIPWQKMITKLCKFYNTSQGAFGKSLRMMTAILICIKYYQLSDRQMVKHIKENHYIQYFCNITNEELQTCLDPSSICVFRKRIGEEGVEIIEKEVFEVLRKAGIIQGDNAMIDSSVLKNNVIYPNDVHLIFKAFDKMKQFAVLHQISLWWDNNEVKKLWREFFLNKKQNRLEWLLKFNILFIPALKIFDKKVESLKTTKKKQIKADNMFAILTILEAQTLEKLEGKKQIKNRIVSIDEPDARPIVKGKEHPKCEFGTTMEMTFNREGFMITIENFIGNPNDKTLFAGTLEQFKKRMKGEPENIITDLGYRSNGNFKIADNISNVFLGRKKDVSEEKQSFCCKARSATEGFIAIAKNIRGFGCSLYRGFEGDRIWSLLCQTAYNLKKFIQLLMGEKIEEKKLMKLGLA, encoded by the coding sequence ATGATAAAAAATACTTTTGAAGAAGTTCTTTCTGATGAATGGGTGAAAGCAAATATAACCAATCCAGTTCAGGAATTGGTTATTATCCGTGGGATAATTCCATGGCAAAAAATGATTACAAAGTTGTGTAAATTTTATAACACCAGTCAGGGTGCTTTTGGAAAATCTCTCAGGATGATGACAGCGATTTTGATTTGTATAAAATACTATCAATTAAGTGATAGGCAAATGGTTAAGCATATAAAAGAAAACCACTATATTCAATATTTTTGTAACATCACAAATGAGGAATTGCAAACATGCCTGGATCCGAGTTCTATATGTGTATTTCGAAAACGTATAGGTGAAGAAGGTGTTGAAATTATAGAAAAAGAAGTTTTTGAGGTTCTACGCAAAGCTGGGATAATACAGGGTGATAATGCTATGATAGATTCAAGCGTATTGAAAAATAACGTTATCTATCCAAATGATGTACATTTAATTTTTAAAGCTTTTGACAAAATGAAACAATTTGCCGTTTTGCATCAAATCTCCTTGTGGTGGGACAATAATGAAGTAAAAAAATTATGGCGAGAATTTTTTTTGAACAAAAAACAAAACCGTTTGGAATGGTTACTCAAATTTAATATATTATTTATTCCTGCTCTAAAAATATTTGATAAAAAAGTTGAATCATTAAAGACCACAAAGAAAAAACAAATAAAAGCTGACAATATGTTTGCTATTCTTACTATTCTTGAAGCACAAACCTTAGAAAAACTCGAAGGTAAAAAACAGATAAAAAACCGGATTGTATCCATTGATGAACCGGATGCCCGCCCGATTGTAAAAGGAAAAGAGCATCCGAAGTGTGAATTCGGCACAACAATGGAAATGACTTTCAATAGGGAAGGATTCATGATTACCATTGAAAATTTTATCGGTAATCCAAATGATAAAACGCTTTTTGCTGGAACACTCGAACAGTTCAAAAAACGGATGAAAGGCGAACCGGAAAATATTATTACCGACCTTGGTTACAGAAGCAATGGTAATTTTAAAATTGCAGACAATATCAGTAACGTTTTTTTGGGGCGTAAAAAAGATGTATCCGAAGAAAAACAGAGTTTTTGCTGTAAAGCCCGTTCAGCAACAGAAGGTTTCATAGCTATTGCAAAAAATATTAGAGGTTTTGGATGCAGTCTTTATAGAGGATTTGAAGGAGACCGTATATGGTCATTGCTTTGTCAAACCGCTTATAATCTTAAAAAGTTTATTCAGCTTCTAATGGGAGAAAAGATTGAAGAAAAAAAACTGATGAAACTCGGGCTGGCATAA
- the rlmB gene encoding 23S rRNA (guanosine(2251)-2'-O)-methyltransferase RlmB, translated as MEILYGIHSVKEALNARQRVFFEIYFVKEKLSPPLKTIEFLAISLKIPVTKVKASFLKSLAKTSRHQGVAARVSLYPFSDISEIIDNPKKSGYNNFLLLLDNIQDPHNLGALARTALCAGVEGIIITKDRSAGPTPAACKASAGALEHLPLVRVTNMVKFVKELKKKEFWIIGMEGEAGKSVFSIDLSCNIAIIIGGEEKGIRPLVKKECDHLVSIPNLGQIDSLNASAAGAVVMYEALRQRRYS; from the coding sequence ATGGAAATACTTTATGGTATTCATTCTGTGAAGGAAGCCCTTAATGCCCGGCAAAGAGTTTTTTTTGAGATATATTTTGTAAAAGAGAAGTTGTCACCCCCCCTTAAAACAATAGAATTTCTCGCCATATCTTTAAAAATACCAGTAACAAAAGTCAAAGCCTCTTTTCTTAAATCTTTAGCAAAAACCTCCCGTCACCAAGGTGTTGCGGCCAGAGTGAGTCTATATCCGTTTTCTGATATTTCTGAAATTATAGACAACCCAAAAAAATCCGGATATAATAATTTTTTACTATTGCTTGATAATATCCAGGATCCGCATAATCTTGGAGCTCTTGCCAGAACAGCCCTTTGCGCCGGCGTGGAAGGCATTATCATCACAAAGGACAGATCCGCCGGTCCAACTCCTGCCGCCTGTAAAGCATCAGCCGGAGCACTTGAACATTTACCCCTTGTCCGTGTGACGAATATGGTGAAATTTGTAAAGGAACTTAAAAAAAAAGAATTCTGGATTATCGGGATGGAAGGGGAAGCCGGTAAATCCGTTTTTTCTATCGATCTATCCTGTAATATTGCAATTATTATTGGTGGTGAAGAGAAAGGGATCCGCCCCCTTGTTAAAAAAGAGTGTGACCATTTGGTTTCCATACCTAACTTAGGGCAGATAGATTCCTTAAACGCGTCTGCAGCAGGCGCGGTTGTAATGTATGAAGCGCTCAGGCAGCGAAGATATTCTTAG
- a CDS encoding ABC transporter permease: MAWSNTRRSILTMAAIAFACLLLVFMLSWQFGSYDTMINSAVKIHTGHLQIQAKGYQDRRSIRLVVPDPARVGEVQEGIPGVDEYTFRANAFSLVSSRDRTYGIMVTGIDPGREAKVSTIKYLIRKGKYLSDSDINKALIGELLAKILKVTLGDELVVLGQGRDGSVAATVMTVEGIFSSGQDAFDRSSIQINIADEPTANLDSKTGNGLLEMMSKMNEEKKVTLIFSTHDRMIMDYARRLILIRDGLVADDDIRKA, encoded by the coding sequence ATGGCATGGAGTAATACTCGGCGGTCGATTTTAACCATGGCCGCCATTGCTTTTGCCTGTTTGCTCCTTGTTTTCATGCTGTCATGGCAGTTCGGCTCCTATGACACTATGATTAATTCCGCAGTGAAGATTCACACAGGCCATTTGCAAATACAGGCAAAAGGATATCAGGACAGAAGGAGTATCCGCCTGGTTGTCCCTGACCCGGCGCGGGTAGGTGAGGTTCAGGAGGGAATTCCCGGGGTGGATGAATATACTTTTCGTGCAAATGCCTTTTCTCTGGTTTCATCCAGGGATCGAACCTATGGGATTATGGTGACCGGTATCGACCCAGGCAGGGAGGCAAAGGTGTCGACGATTAAATATTTGATTCGAAAGGGGAAATATCTTTCGGACAGTGATATCAACAAGGCTTTGATCGGAGAGCTCCTTGCAAAAATTCTGAAGGTAACCCTGGGTGATGAATTGGTTGTACTGGGCCAGGGGCGGGATGGTTCTGTTGCAGCAACGGTCATGACGGTTGAGGGAATTTTCAGTTCCGGGCAGGACGCTTTCGATCGTTCATCAATCCAGATTAACATAGCTGATGAACCGACTGCCAATCTGGATTCGAAGACCGGAAATGGTCTTCTGGAAATGATGAGTAAAATGAATGAGGAGAAAAAAGTTACCCTCATCTTTTCGACTCATGATCGTATGATAATGGATTATGCCCGTCGTCTGATCCTCATCAGGGACGGCCTGGTTGCCGATGATGACATCAGGAAAGCATAA